The Microbacterium foliorum genome has a window encoding:
- a CDS encoding LacI family DNA-binding transcriptional regulator, with amino-acid sequence MSDVSAKRKPTIRQIAVQAGVSRSTVSRVINGGHWVSPDARQAVEEAILATGYTANHHARSLATGRAGSLAFLLTEPQQLLFDDPTFALLLRGAAEALAQRAMTLVLLVAGTPAERESVAQFLSAGHVDGVMLISSHESDPLLDQLIDVGIPTVCCGLPLGHERDLSTISVDEIASARAMAAHLVAQGHRRIGMIAGPDDTPGGRYRLVGFREELGDLYDEALVERGDYSYESGLNAMTRMLEHDVDAVFAASDRMAAGAIAAARRAGRRVPEDIAIAGFDDSGLAATHEPPITTMRQPWDQISAQMVAVLLEVIAGASPRSVILDTELVVRASA; translated from the coding sequence ATGAGTGATGTCAGCGCCAAGCGCAAGCCGACGATCCGCCAGATCGCGGTGCAGGCCGGGGTGTCCCGCAGCACCGTGTCCCGCGTGATCAACGGCGGGCACTGGGTGTCCCCCGACGCCAGGCAGGCCGTCGAAGAGGCGATCCTCGCCACGGGGTACACCGCCAACCATCACGCCCGCAGCCTGGCGACCGGTCGTGCCGGATCGCTCGCGTTCCTGCTCACCGAACCCCAGCAGCTGCTGTTCGACGACCCGACCTTCGCGCTGCTGCTGCGCGGCGCCGCCGAAGCCCTCGCCCAGCGGGCGATGACCCTGGTGCTGCTCGTCGCCGGAACCCCCGCCGAGCGTGAGAGCGTCGCCCAGTTCCTCAGCGCCGGACACGTCGACGGCGTCATGCTGATCTCGTCACACGAATCCGATCCGCTGCTCGACCAGCTGATCGACGTCGGCATCCCCACCGTCTGCTGCGGCCTCCCCCTCGGACACGAACGCGACCTCTCGACGATCTCCGTCGACGAGATCGCCTCGGCACGCGCGATGGCCGCGCACCTCGTGGCGCAGGGTCACCGCCGGATCGGCATGATCGCCGGCCCCGACGACACCCCCGGAGGGCGCTACCGACTGGTCGGGTTCCGCGAGGAGCTCGGCGACCTCTACGACGAGGCGCTGGTCGAACGGGGCGACTACTCGTACGAGTCGGGACTGAACGCGATGACCCGGATGCTCGAGCACGACGTCGACGCCGTGTTCGCCGCCTCCGACCGGATGGCCGCAGGAGCCATCGCCGCCGCCCGCCGCGCCGGACGCCGCGTGCCCGAAGACATCGCGATCGCCGGCTTCGACGACTCGGGCCTCGCCGCCACCCACGAGCCGCCGATCACCACCATGCGTCAGCCCTGGGATCAGATCAGCGCGCAGATGGTCGCCGTGCTGCTCGAGGTCATCGCGGGAGCATCCCCACGATCCGTCATCCTCGACACCGAGCTCGTCGTGCGCGCGAGCGCGTAG
- a CDS encoding beta-galactosidase has translation MTSPHAWPALRGIAYGGDYNPEQWSPETWREDVVLMREAGVNLVSVGIFSWALIEVAEGEFDFGWLDELLDLLHENGIAVDLGTPTASPPAWFFANHPDARVIDREGRTMGFGSRGMASHSSPAYREAIVRIADALAARYAQHPSVVLWHVHNEYGVPVGEDYSPHAVAAFRLWLQEKYGTPQALNSAWGTAFWGQHYSAWEHVGAPAIAPSVVNPAQRLDFARFTDHQLRACFIAERDAIRAHADQPVTTNFMANQSWTTDLWAWGREVDIVSDDHYLWAADEDAHIGLAIAADLSRSVGGGKPWILMEHSTSAVNWQPRNIAKRRGEMARNSLTHLGRGADGILFFQWRAGRSGAEKFHSAMLPHAGTESRVFREVVDLGAALGRLDEVQGSTVKADVAILWDFESFWAQDLEWRPSEDVTHAAQVRRFYEQLWRDGITVDFALPGQDLSGYRLVVAPAQYLLSTADAANLTAYVHGGGTLLVSFFSAIVDENDAVHEGGFVAPLREALGLTVEEFLPLREGESHGLDWVDHEGIVADVWQEDLALEGAEVVANFSGGPGEGEPAITRHRHGSGTGWYVATRLDPAGMRALLHDVYADAGIAPSGTPDGLEVITRHGVDADYRIAVNHRDDDVELDASGVELLTGVEVSGTLTITAGGVAVIRTSH, from the coding sequence ATGACCTCCCCCCACGCCTGGCCCGCTCTGCGCGGAATCGCCTACGGCGGCGACTACAACCCCGAGCAGTGGTCGCCCGAGACCTGGCGCGAGGACGTCGTGCTGATGCGCGAGGCCGGCGTGAACCTGGTCAGCGTGGGCATCTTCTCGTGGGCGCTCATCGAAGTCGCCGAGGGGGAGTTCGACTTCGGCTGGCTCGACGAGCTGCTCGACCTGCTGCACGAGAACGGCATCGCCGTCGACCTCGGCACACCGACCGCATCGCCGCCCGCCTGGTTCTTCGCGAACCACCCCGACGCGCGGGTCATCGACCGCGAGGGACGCACGATGGGCTTCGGGTCCCGCGGCATGGCCTCGCACTCGTCGCCGGCCTATCGCGAGGCGATCGTGCGCATCGCGGATGCTCTCGCGGCGCGCTACGCGCAGCATCCGTCCGTCGTGCTCTGGCACGTGCACAACGAATACGGCGTTCCCGTGGGGGAGGACTACTCCCCGCATGCGGTCGCCGCCTTCCGTCTCTGGCTCCAGGAGAAGTACGGCACGCCCCAGGCGCTGAACAGCGCCTGGGGCACCGCCTTCTGGGGCCAGCACTACTCGGCGTGGGAGCACGTCGGTGCTCCCGCGATCGCCCCGAGCGTCGTGAATCCGGCGCAGCGCCTCGACTTCGCTCGCTTCACCGACCACCAGCTGCGTGCATGCTTCATCGCCGAGCGCGACGCGATCCGGGCGCACGCCGACCAGCCGGTCACCACCAACTTCATGGCGAACCAGAGCTGGACGACGGATCTGTGGGCGTGGGGCCGCGAGGTCGACATCGTCTCGGACGACCACTACCTGTGGGCGGCCGACGAGGACGCGCACATCGGCCTCGCGATCGCGGCCGACCTCAGCCGCTCGGTGGGCGGCGGCAAGCCGTGGATCCTGATGGAGCACTCCACCTCGGCCGTCAACTGGCAGCCCCGCAACATCGCGAAGCGCCGCGGCGAGATGGCCCGCAACTCGCTGACGCATCTGGGGCGCGGAGCCGACGGCATCCTCTTCTTCCAGTGGCGCGCCGGACGCTCGGGTGCCGAGAAGTTCCACTCCGCGATGCTGCCGCACGCCGGCACCGAGTCGCGGGTCTTCCGCGAGGTGGTCGACCTCGGCGCGGCACTCGGCCGCCTCGACGAGGTGCAGGGCAGCACGGTGAAGGCCGACGTCGCGATCCTCTGGGACTTCGAGTCGTTCTGGGCTCAGGATCTCGAGTGGCGCCCCTCGGAAGACGTCACGCACGCCGCCCAGGTGCGCCGCTTCTACGAGCAGCTCTGGCGCGACGGCATCACGGTCGATTTCGCGCTGCCGGGGCAGGACCTCTCGGGCTATCGACTTGTCGTCGCCCCCGCCCAGTACCTGCTCAGCACTGCGGATGCCGCGAATCTCACCGCGTATGTCCACGGCGGCGGCACGCTGCTGGTGTCGTTCTTCTCGGCGATCGTCGACGAGAACGACGCCGTGCACGAGGGGGGCTTCGTCGCTCCGCTGCGCGAGGCGCTCGGCCTCACGGTCGAGGAGTTCCTGCCGCTGCGCGAAGGCGAGAGTCACGGACTCGACTGGGTCGACCACGAGGGCATCGTCGCCGACGTCTGGCAGGAGGATCTCGCTCTCGAAGGTGCCGAGGTCGTCGCGAACTTCTCGGGCGGTCCCGGTGAGGGCGAGCCCGCGATCACGCGGCACCGTCACGGCTCCGGAACCGGCTGGTACGTCGCCACCCGACTGGACCCCGCGGGCATGCGCGCCCTTCTGCACGACGTCTATGCCGACGCCGGCATCGCCCCGTCCGGCACGCCGGACGGTCTGGAGGTCATCACGCGTCACGGCGTCGACGCCGACTACCGCATCGCCGTCAACCACCGCGACGACGACGTCGAGCTCGACGCCTCCGGTGTCGAGCTGCTCACCGGCGTCGAGGTCTCGGGCACCCTGACGATCACAGCCGGCGGCGTCGCCGTCATCCGCACCTCCCACTGA
- a CDS encoding sugar ABC transporter substrate-binding protein, translating to MRKHIGVGALALAAAVVLAGCSAGAPDGGDDAATGDGAELVIWTDAEREAAITAAAEAFEEETGAKVTLVQKNFEDLRNDFIAQVPTGEGPDITVGAHDWLGALVAAGVVDTIDLGDKSSEFEQVALDAMTYDGQLYAMPYSLETIALVQNVDLVGADAPATWDDLIAKGLAAGTERPVVINTAGETGDGYTMYGLQTSFGAPVFVQDETGSYTTEVGMGGAPGEAFASWLGANGSNGTGYISTTIDYDINNELFASGKAPYTIQGPWAISAFDGINVAVNPIPSAGGEAAAPFVGVQGFYLSSKSKNALLAQEFLVNYLGTEDAQRALYEADPRIPAWTSLAEEVSSDPITAGFVASAQGGVPMPSIPEMGSVWDLWNAAQVQIINGADPTSTWNTMVSDLETTLAG from the coding sequence ATGCGCAAGCACATCGGAGTCGGCGCACTCGCTCTCGCCGCGGCCGTGGTCCTCGCAGGCTGCTCGGCCGGCGCACCCGACGGCGGCGACGACGCCGCGACCGGCGATGGGGCCGAACTCGTCATCTGGACGGATGCCGAGCGCGAAGCCGCGATCACCGCAGCCGCGGAGGCCTTCGAGGAGGAGACCGGAGCCAAGGTCACCCTCGTGCAGAAGAACTTCGAGGACCTCCGCAACGACTTCATCGCCCAGGTCCCCACCGGCGAAGGTCCCGACATCACCGTCGGCGCCCACGACTGGCTCGGCGCACTGGTCGCGGCCGGCGTCGTCGACACGATCGACCTCGGCGACAAGTCGTCGGAGTTCGAGCAGGTCGCCCTCGACGCGATGACCTACGACGGCCAGCTGTACGCCATGCCGTACTCGCTCGAGACGATCGCCCTCGTGCAGAACGTCGACCTGGTCGGCGCCGACGCACCCGCCACCTGGGACGACCTGATCGCCAAGGGCCTGGCCGCAGGCACCGAGCGTCCGGTGGTCATCAACACCGCCGGTGAGACGGGCGACGGATACACGATGTACGGGCTGCAGACCTCGTTCGGCGCCCCGGTCTTCGTGCAGGACGAGACCGGCTCGTACACGACCGAGGTCGGCATGGGCGGAGCGCCCGGCGAGGCCTTCGCGAGCTGGCTCGGGGCCAACGGATCGAACGGCACCGGCTACATCTCGACCACGATCGACTATGACATCAACAACGAGCTGTTCGCCTCGGGCAAGGCGCCGTACACGATCCAGGGACCGTGGGCGATCAGCGCCTTCGACGGGATCAACGTCGCCGTGAACCCGATCCCCTCGGCCGGAGGCGAAGCCGCCGCACCGTTCGTCGGCGTGCAGGGCTTCTACCTCTCGAGCAAGAGCAAGAACGCGCTCCTCGCGCAGGAGTTCCTGGTGAACTACCTCGGCACGGAAGACGCGCAGCGCGCGCTGTACGAGGCCGACCCGCGCATCCCCGCGTGGACCAGCCTCGCCGAGGAGGTCTCATCCGACCCGATCACCGCCGGATTCGTCGCCTCCGCCCAGGGCGGCGTGCCGATGCCGTCGATCCCCGAGATGGGCTCGGTGTGGGATCTCTGGAACGCCGCCCAGGTGCAGATCATCAACGGCGCCGACCCCACGTCGACGTGGAACACCATGGTCAGCGACCTCGAGACGACTCTCGCCGGTTGA
- a CDS encoding ABC transporter permease subunit: MTIQAPPSPASAPAPTPVLKPSRDSHARRFRGLGWGFLIKLALMALVNAFGIMTAISAWSAESWIVLGVVVLLVVIADWVYFTRRALPLKYLMPGLIFLLVFQIFIFGYTAYIAFTNYGTGHVGTQEQAVEAALIQGERRVEGSADYPLSVVERGGELGFAIVDDDGDVQVGSATEPLSDVSGAEVGATGAPSTVPGWTVVPRATVLTDPTLGASIKDLRVPVSDDPNDGSIRTREGSTGSVYEPTLVWDAEAQTITDTQSGTVYTATDLGAFVAEDGTALPTGWSVNVGFANFITLFTDSGLAGTLLSVTVWTFAFAILSVVLSFAVGLGLAIVYNDPRVKGRRFLRALFILPYAFPAFMAALLFRGMFNAEFGVINDLLFFGSHINWLGDPWLTRGAVIFVNVWLSYPYWFLVCTGALQSLPGETLEAAEIDGANKLQRFRAIVLPLLLVSTAPLLIASFAVAFNNFTVIYTFNNGGPAIAGAPYALGSTDILVSAIYDVSGVSGGAADYGLASALSIIAFIVVGLISALSFRQTRKLEEYQ; the protein is encoded by the coding sequence ATGACGATCCAGGCACCGCCCTCGCCGGCTTCCGCCCCCGCACCCACGCCCGTGCTGAAGCCGTCGCGCGACTCCCACGCCCGCCGTTTCCGCGGCCTCGGCTGGGGGTTCCTCATAAAGCTCGCCCTGATGGCGCTGGTCAACGCCTTCGGCATCATGACGGCGATCTCGGCATGGAGCGCCGAGTCGTGGATCGTCCTCGGCGTCGTCGTGCTGCTGGTGGTCATCGCCGACTGGGTGTATTTCACCCGTCGAGCGCTGCCGCTGAAGTATCTGATGCCGGGGCTGATCTTCCTGCTCGTCTTCCAGATCTTCATCTTCGGGTACACGGCCTACATCGCGTTCACCAACTACGGCACCGGTCACGTCGGCACCCAGGAGCAGGCGGTCGAGGCCGCTCTGATCCAGGGCGAGCGCCGCGTCGAGGGGTCCGCCGACTACCCTCTCTCGGTCGTCGAGCGCGGTGGCGAGCTCGGCTTCGCGATCGTCGATGACGACGGCGACGTGCAGGTCGGATCCGCGACGGAGCCGCTGTCCGACGTCTCCGGGGCCGAGGTCGGCGCCACGGGCGCCCCGAGCACCGTACCGGGATGGACCGTGGTCCCCCGCGCGACGGTTCTCACCGACCCCACCCTCGGGGCGAGCATCAAGGATCTCCGCGTCCCCGTCTCGGACGACCCGAACGACGGCTCGATCCGCACGCGGGAGGGCTCCACCGGTTCGGTGTACGAGCCGACCCTGGTCTGGGATGCCGAGGCGCAGACGATCACCGACACGCAGTCGGGCACCGTCTACACCGCCACAGATCTGGGCGCGTTCGTCGCCGAGGACGGCACAGCGCTGCCGACCGGCTGGTCGGTGAACGTGGGCTTCGCGAACTTCATCACCCTCTTCACCGACTCGGGGCTCGCCGGCACGCTGTTGAGCGTGACGGTGTGGACCTTCGCGTTCGCCATCCTGTCGGTGGTGCTCAGCTTCGCCGTCGGCCTGGGCCTCGCGATCGTCTACAACGACCCCCGCGTCAAGGGGAGACGGTTCCTGCGGGCGCTGTTCATCCTCCCGTACGCGTTCCCGGCATTCATGGCCGCACTGCTCTTCCGCGGCATGTTCAACGCCGAGTTCGGCGTGATCAACGACCTGCTGTTCTTCGGCTCGCACATCAACTGGCTCGGCGACCCGTGGCTCACCCGCGGTGCGGTGATCTTCGTCAACGTGTGGCTCAGCTATCCGTACTGGTTCCTCGTGTGCACGGGCGCTCTGCAGTCGCTGCCCGGCGAGACGCTCGAGGCCGCCGAGATCGACGGCGCGAACAAGCTGCAGCGCTTCCGCGCGATCGTGCTGCCGCTGCTGCTCGTGTCGACGGCCCCGCTGCTGATCGCCTCGTTCGCGGTGGCGTTCAACAACTTCACCGTGATCTACACCTTCAACAACGGCGGGCCGGCCATCGCCGGGGCGCCCTACGCACTGGGCTCGACCGACATCCTCGTCTCCGCCATCTATGACGTCTCGGGCGTCTCGGGGGGTGCGGCCGACTACGGCCTCGCGAGTGCGCTGTCGATCATCGCCTTCATCGTGGTCGGTCTCATCTCCGCACTGAGCTTCCGACAGACCCGCAAGCTCGAGGAGTACCAGTGA
- a CDS encoding sugar ABC transporter permease, with translation MSETRVVVTGSSKDAEAARAGARRRRWWGDVGWKYILAVVVLFFAAFPLVYVLSASLNPNGSLAASSALFSAFDPANYIALGESRYWVWFGNTLLIGGVTAVGSVLMGACGAYAFSRFRFSGRRASLTTLLVLQMFPQALAFIAIFLMLQTIGDVVPALGINSKIALICVYLGGALGANTFLMYGFFNTIPVEIDESAKIDGASHAQIFWRLIMPLVVPILAVVALLAFLAAFGDFILSKIILTSEDNWTLAVGMYQWVSNQLTSRWGLFAAGVVVAAVPVLALFFSLQKYIVGGLTQGSVKG, from the coding sequence ATGAGTGAGACCAGAGTCGTCGTGACCGGTTCGTCGAAGGATGCCGAGGCGGCCCGCGCCGGTGCGCGCCGGCGTCGCTGGTGGGGCGATGTCGGCTGGAAGTACATCCTGGCCGTCGTGGTGCTGTTCTTCGCAGCGTTCCCGCTCGTGTACGTGCTGTCGGCATCGCTCAACCCGAACGGCAGCCTCGCGGCATCCAGTGCCCTGTTCAGCGCCTTCGATCCCGCGAACTACATCGCGCTGGGAGAGAGCCGCTACTGGGTGTGGTTCGGCAACACGCTGCTGATCGGCGGGGTGACCGCCGTCGGGTCTGTGCTCATGGGGGCCTGCGGAGCGTACGCGTTCTCGCGGTTCCGCTTCAGCGGACGACGCGCCAGCCTCACCACGCTGCTCGTGCTGCAGATGTTCCCGCAGGCGCTCGCCTTCATCGCGATCTTCCTGATGCTGCAGACGATCGGCGACGTCGTACCCGCCCTCGGCATCAACTCGAAGATCGCGCTGATCTGCGTGTATCTGGGTGGCGCACTCGGAGCGAACACGTTCCTCATGTACGGCTTCTTCAACACGATCCCCGTCGAGATCGACGAATCGGCGAAGATCGACGGCGCGAGCCACGCGCAGATCTTCTGGCGGCTCATCATGCCGCTGGTCGTGCCGATCCTCGCGGTCGTCGCGTTGCTGGCGTTCCTCGCGGCGTTCGGCGACTTCATCCTGTCGAAGATCATCCTCACCTCCGAGGACAACTGGACCCTCGCCGTCGGCATGTACCAGTGGGTCTCGAACCAGCTGACCTCGCGCTGGGGGCTGTTCGCCGCCGGTGTCGTCGTCGCCGCCGTTCCCGTGCTCGCACTGTTCTTCTCGCTGCAGAAGTACATCGTGGGCGGGCTCACCCAAGGGTCCGTCAAGGGCTGA
- a CDS encoding glycosyl hydrolase 53 family protein, translated as MHRRTRSLLSTALGTITAVALLGVGLPASASGPAATAVSVAAPVEAAITVPRVENLPDDFIGGVDVSSVLSLEASGVVFRDAEGTPGDLFEILVEAGVTDVRVRVWNDPFDANGNGYGGGDVDVDRAIEIARRATDAGLGVLVDFHYSDFWADPAKQQAPKAWQGMTADQVAAEVGVFTRDAARRLVAAGVDLRMVQVGNETNGGVAGVRGWDDMAKVFSAGSAAVRAEAPDTLVALHFTNPERAGFYADVAAQLDRRDVDYDVFASSYYPFWHGTPENLTAVLSHVADTYGKKVMVAETSWAFTLDDGDGHGNVIDLPAEATQYPVSVQGQADAVRAVVQAVADVGEAGIGVYYWEPAWLPVGAPAQIEQNRMLWERDGSGWASSFAGEYEPEDAGHWYGGSAWDNQALFGFDGTASDALNIFSYVRTGAQAPRAVESVQPVGLQVTEGDAVELPAEVTVLYNDGSSEQQAVTWSSAAEFIEGVGEYAIAGVTDAGLVASATVTVSARNFLHNPGFEDVDTGMWSVAGSGLTLRAWDDPRNGTHSAHFYAASAYSFELSQTVTGLPAGSYVARASLQGDGEGADGRASLSLSSPSTAGAAAAFGFDGWRVWSTPTTDALQIGADGTAVVRIAATLPAGAWGTLDDLELVRAPVPGADTSLLRERREAAAALDLAGYVESSTAAIPGAIARADIVLAASSPSAAAVDGALDALDSAVSGLVVRDAATAAPARGVLSHDNGHDTGLLDGDFTITMNLWWGSNATSLRVFENGTLIKTVPLAFGGTAAQTAQVAVTGKKNGTYVYTGELVNSRGLTAVQPVTVTVRDAAPGMPVLSADNGDGDGSYTLTADMWWGTNATSYRLFEDGVLLTEGGLVAGTPAAQRVSVAVDGRSIGTHAYRVEFINAAGSTESRTLTVTVTR; from the coding sequence ATGCACCGTCGCACACGTTCCCTTCTCTCCACCGCCCTCGGCACGATCACCGCCGTCGCGCTGCTCGGCGTCGGCCTGCCGGCGTCGGCATCCGGCCCCGCAGCCACGGCCGTCTCGGTGGCCGCGCCCGTCGAGGCCGCGATCACCGTCCCCCGGGTCGAGAACCTGCCCGACGACTTCATCGGCGGCGTCGACGTGTCGTCGGTGCTGTCGCTCGAAGCGTCCGGCGTGGTCTTCCGTGATGCCGAGGGCACGCCGGGCGACCTGTTCGAGATCCTCGTCGAGGCGGGAGTCACCGACGTGCGGGTGCGGGTCTGGAACGACCCGTTCGACGCGAACGGCAACGGCTACGGCGGCGGGGACGTCGATGTCGATCGCGCGATCGAGATCGCGCGGCGCGCGACGGATGCCGGTCTCGGCGTGCTCGTCGACTTCCACTACTCGGACTTCTGGGCCGACCCGGCGAAGCAGCAGGCGCCCAAGGCCTGGCAAGGCATGACCGCCGATCAGGTCGCCGCCGAGGTGGGGGTCTTCACCCGCGATGCCGCGCGACGCCTGGTCGCTGCGGGCGTGGATCTGCGCATGGTGCAGGTGGGCAACGAGACCAACGGCGGAGTCGCCGGTGTGCGCGGCTGGGACGACATGGCGAAAGTGTTCTCGGCCGGCTCCGCCGCCGTGCGCGCCGAGGCGCCCGACACTCTCGTCGCCCTGCACTTCACCAATCCCGAGCGCGCCGGGTTCTACGCCGACGTCGCCGCCCAGCTCGATCGCCGCGACGTCGACTACGACGTGTTCGCGTCGTCGTACTACCCGTTCTGGCATGGCACGCCCGAGAACCTCACGGCCGTGCTCTCGCACGTCGCCGACACCTACGGCAAGAAGGTCATGGTCGCCGAGACCTCGTGGGCGTTCACCCTCGACGACGGAGACGGTCACGGCAATGTGATCGACCTGCCCGCCGAGGCGACGCAGTACCCGGTGAGCGTGCAGGGCCAGGCCGACGCGGTGCGGGCGGTCGTGCAGGCCGTCGCCGACGTGGGCGAGGCCGGCATCGGCGTCTACTACTGGGAGCCCGCATGGCTGCCGGTCGGCGCTCCCGCGCAGATCGAGCAGAACAGGATGCTGTGGGAGCGCGACGGATCGGGGTGGGCGTCGAGTTTCGCAGGGGAGTACGAGCCGGAGGACGCCGGGCACTGGTACGGCGGCTCGGCGTGGGACAACCAGGCGCTGTTCGGATTCGACGGCACCGCATCAGACGCGCTGAACATCTTCTCGTACGTGCGCACCGGGGCTCAGGCTCCCCGTGCCGTCGAATCGGTGCAGCCGGTCGGGCTGCAGGTGACCGAGGGCGATGCCGTCGAGCTGCCTGCCGAGGTCACCGTGCTCTACAACGACGGGTCGTCGGAGCAGCAGGCGGTCACGTGGTCTTCGGCTGCGGAGTTCATCGAGGGCGTCGGCGAGTACGCGATCGCGGGTGTGACGGATGCGGGGCTCGTGGCATCCGCCACCGTCACCGTCTCAGCGCGCAACTTCCTGCACAATCCCGGGTTCGAGGACGTGGACACCGGCATGTGGAGTGTGGCCGGATCGGGCCTGACCCTGCGCGCCTGGGACGACCCGCGCAACGGCACCCACTCGGCGCACTTCTACGCGGCATCCGCGTACTCGTTCGAGCTGTCGCAGACCGTCACGGGGCTGCCGGCGGGGTCGTACGTGGCGCGCGCATCGCTGCAGGGCGACGGTGAGGGGGCCGACGGGCGGGCGTCTCTGTCTCTCTCGTCGCCGTCGACGGCCGGTGCTGCCGCGGCCTTCGGGTTCGACGGCTGGCGTGTGTGGTCGACGCCGACCACCGACGCGCTGCAGATCGGAGCCGACGGCACGGCTGTCGTGCGCATCGCCGCGACGCTGCCCGCGGGGGCCTGGGGCACGCTCGACGATCTCGAGCTCGTGCGTGCACCGGTTCCGGGCGCCGACACCTCGCTGCTGCGCGAGCGACGCGAGGCGGCTGCGGCGCTCGACCTGGCGGGATACGTCGAGTCCTCGACGGCCGCGATTCCCGGTGCGATCGCCCGCGCCGACATCGTCCTGGCCGCGTCGAGCCCGAGCGCTGCTGCGGTCGACGGGGCGCTTGATGCGCTGGATTCCGCGGTCTCAGGCCTGGTGGTGCGGGATGCCGCGACGGCGGCGCCGGCGCGCGGAGTGCTGTCGCACGACAACGGTCACGACACCGGTCTGCTCGACGGCGACTTCACGATCACGATGAACCTGTGGTGGGGGTCGAATGCCACATCGCTGCGGGTGTTCGAGAACGGCACGCTGATCAAGACCGTGCCGCTGGCTTTCGGCGGGACAGCCGCGCAGACCGCCCAGGTCGCCGTGACCGGTAAGAAGAACGGCACGTACGTGTACACCGGTGAACTCGTGAACTCCCGGGGCCTGACGGCAGTGCAGCCCGTGACGGTGACCGTGAGGGATGCAGCTCCGGGCATGCCCGTGCTGTCGGCCGACAACGGGGACGGCGACGGCTCGTACACGCTCACGGCCGACATGTGGTGGGGGACGAACGCGACCTCGTACCGCCTTTTCGAAGACGGCGTGCTGCTGACGGAGGGCGGCCTGGTCGCCGGCACCCCCGCCGCGCAGCGGGTCTCGGTGGCGGTCGACGGGCGCTCGATCGGGACGCACGCGTACCGCGTCGAGTTCATCAACGCCGCCGGCAGCACCGAGAGCAGGACGCTCACGGTGACGGTCACGCGCTGA